The Acidimicrobiales bacterium genomic interval CACGTCGTGCGGGCGCGGCCCGACCAAGCTCATGTGCCCGGCCAGCACGTTGTACACCTGGGGCAGCTCGTCGAGGCTGAAGCGACGCAGCCATCTGCCGGTGCGGGTGACGCGGGGGTCGTCCGGGATCTTTACCATGCCAGTCGCGACGTTGAGGTGGGCGCAATCCTGGAGGAGCAGCTCGGCGCCGTCGACCATGGTGCGAAACTTGAGCATTCGAAAGTGCCGGCCGTGGCGGCCGACGCGGCGGGCCTTGTAGAGCACGGGCCCGGGAGAGTCGAGGCGGATCGCGGCGGCGATCGCGATCACGATGGGCAGCGTCACCGTGGCCAGCGCCAGGCAGGCCGTGATGTCGAAGGCCCGCTTAACACGGTGGGCCGACGCCGACCCACGCGCAATGCGGTGGGGGATCGTCGTTACGTCTCCCGATTCAGCCCTAGGCATTTGCCTAAACCCCTGTGTCCAAAGCGATCGGACGGCCCGGTGCCGAAGGGTTTCAGCATAAGGGCAATCTGTCAAGTGCGGAGTTGAGAGGTTGCGCGGGATCTAGATCGCCGCAACAATCACTCGCTAAACGCAACCTTGACACTGATCCTGAAGCGTGTTAATACGAGGCGTGCACCGGCGGGCTGGGTATGCCCTGTGGCTG includes:
- a CDS encoding sugar transferase produces the protein MPRAESGDVTTIPHRIARGSASAHRVKRAFDITACLALATVTLPIVIAIAAAIRLDSPGPVLYKARRVGRHGRHFRMLKFRTMVDGAELLLQDCAHLNVATGMVKIPDDPRVTRTGRWLRRFSLDELPQVYNVLAGHMSLVGPRPHDVDELPQSVFDQDRRLAMRPGLTGLWQVSARSNPSLDHRIHYDTKYVNGWSLAMDARILARTVPVIMRGTGGRVQIQNADRATGTGGGGLNFEANGGELTASPSQSAT